In Neorhodopirellula lusitana, the following are encoded in one genomic region:
- the recQ gene encoding DNA helicase RecQ, which translates to MTVAGTVTQSDSQPAYEVLRRVWGYDEFRPLQEEAVSDVIASRDSLVVLPTGGGKSLCYQVPALVRDGMAVVVSPLISLMKDQVDALTANGVAAALVNSTQSDEQKRTTAARIRSGEIRLLYMAPERLLSERTLSFLESVPISFFAIDEAHCVSNWGHDFRPEYRGLRILKQRFPDASVHAFTATASERVRDDIAEQLQLQSPKVLVGSFDRPNLTYRMLPSDGKLRQIRNVIDQHRGESGVVYCITRKEVEQTAAALESAGVSSLPYHAGLDDATRQANQEAFIQEKVDVIVATVAFGMGIDKSNVRFVIHAGMPKSIEHYQQESGRAGRDGLAAECVLIYSGGDTMTWKRIMENGDRSNFEDAMKSVYSMADLCSGVRCRHAAIVSYFGQEFDVDNCNACDVCLGELDTVEDPVTLSQKILSGVIRLKGRFGVAYTVKMLTGSRDQKLMDAGHDQLSTYGLLSNEAASTVKMWVEQLISQDYLARVGEYGTLALTPTGQQLLKRIGSVTLTRPNLKSSSRSSSRGAKPETSWEGVDRGLFEHLRSLRSELATQRSVPAYVIFGDAVLRQLARQRPSVLNKMSNIRGIGERKLEEFGTLFLESMDEYCQGGDLDRDVSVTDTSVAPPPPPKRPASAKGTLAQNEANDLFRQGKSIAEVAQAMGRAESTVNGYLSSFIAEDGIVDASPWVEAKKIPWIEEAMAASDDGRFKPIHDALAANDAIEDKISYEEIRVVASCFRNKPATT; encoded by the coding sequence GTGACTGTTGCCGGGACTGTTACCCAATCGGACTCACAGCCCGCCTACGAGGTCTTGCGTCGAGTTTGGGGGTACGACGAGTTTCGTCCCTTGCAAGAGGAAGCGGTCAGCGATGTCATCGCGTCCCGGGATAGCTTGGTTGTCTTGCCAACCGGAGGCGGGAAATCGCTTTGCTACCAGGTCCCCGCCTTGGTCCGTGATGGGATGGCGGTGGTCGTGTCGCCGCTGATCTCGCTGATGAAGGATCAAGTCGATGCGTTGACGGCCAACGGTGTTGCCGCAGCATTGGTCAACAGCACTCAGTCCGACGAGCAGAAGCGGACAACGGCCGCGCGAATTCGCAGCGGTGAAATCCGTTTGCTATACATGGCACCCGAACGATTGCTTTCCGAACGCACGCTGAGTTTTTTGGAAAGTGTTCCGATCAGTTTTTTCGCGATCGACGAAGCGCACTGCGTCAGCAACTGGGGTCACGATTTCCGGCCGGAATATCGCGGCCTGCGGATTCTGAAACAACGGTTCCCCGATGCATCGGTGCATGCCTTCACGGCAACGGCATCTGAACGGGTCCGCGACGACATCGCTGAGCAATTGCAACTTCAATCGCCCAAAGTCTTGGTGGGAAGTTTCGATCGACCGAACCTGACCTATCGCATGCTTCCCAGCGATGGCAAGTTGCGACAAATCCGCAACGTCATCGATCAACATCGAGGTGAGTCCGGCGTTGTTTACTGCATCACTCGCAAAGAGGTAGAACAAACAGCGGCAGCGCTCGAGTCGGCCGGTGTTTCTTCGCTGCCTTATCACGCCGGGTTGGACGACGCGACCAGGCAAGCCAACCAGGAAGCGTTCATCCAAGAGAAGGTCGATGTCATCGTCGCAACGGTCGCTTTTGGAATGGGCATCGACAAGTCGAATGTACGTTTCGTGATCCATGCAGGGATGCCAAAATCAATCGAACATTACCAACAAGAAAGCGGACGCGCCGGACGTGATGGGTTGGCAGCGGAATGCGTGCTGATCTACAGCGGCGGCGACACCATGACGTGGAAGCGGATCATGGAAAACGGGGACCGATCCAATTTCGAGGACGCCATGAAGAGCGTTTACTCGATGGCAGATCTGTGCTCTGGAGTGCGATGTCGCCATGCCGCGATCGTGTCCTACTTTGGCCAAGAGTTCGACGTTGATAACTGCAATGCATGCGACGTGTGTTTGGGTGAACTCGATACCGTCGAAGATCCCGTGACACTTTCCCAAAAAATCTTATCCGGCGTGATCCGTTTGAAAGGACGCTTTGGCGTTGCGTACACCGTCAAAATGTTGACCGGTTCACGAGACCAAAAATTGATGGACGCTGGGCATGATCAACTCAGCACTTACGGGCTGTTGAGCAATGAGGCGGCTTCGACGGTCAAGATGTGGGTCGAGCAACTGATTTCGCAAGACTATCTAGCGCGTGTCGGTGAGTACGGAACGCTCGCACTGACACCGACCGGTCAACAACTGCTAAAGCGAATCGGGTCGGTCACCCTGACACGTCCCAATCTGAAAAGCTCTTCTCGTTCTTCGTCCCGTGGCGCCAAACCAGAAACCTCATGGGAAGGCGTTGACCGCGGGTTGTTTGAACACCTGCGAAGCCTTCGCAGTGAACTGGCGACGCAGCGCAGCGTGCCGGCGTACGTAATTTTCGGTGACGCCGTGTTACGCCAACTGGCTCGTCAGCGACCGAGCGTGTTGAACAAGATGTCCAACATCCGTGGAATCGGAGAACGCAAACTGGAAGAGTTCGGCACACTGTTTTTGGAAAGCATGGATGAGTACTGCCAAGGGGGCGACTTAGACCGCGACGTGTCGGTCACCGACACCAGCGTGGCACCGCCACCGCCACCCAAACGACCTGCGTCAGCCAAGGGAACGCTCGCCCAGAACGAGGCGAACGATTTGTTCCGCCAAGGGAAATCGATCGCCGAGGTTGCCCAGGCGATGGGCCGCGCCGAATCAACGGTCAATGGTTACCTGAGCAGCTTCATTGCCGAGGATGGAATCGTCGATGCATCACCATGGGTCGAAGCCAAGAAAATCCCATGGATTGAAGAGGCCATGGCGGCTAGCGACGACGGACGGTTCAAACCGATCCACGATGCTTTGGCGGCCAACGATGCGATCGAGGATAAAATCTCTTACGAGGAAATCCGCGTCGTCGCGAGCTGTTTTCGAAATAAACCCGCGACCACCTGA
- the rlmN gene encoding 23S rRNA (adenine(2503)-C(2))-methyltransferase RlmN, which yields MSSLPVINSATPQASESGEQPAGSGKTHLLNQTEPELRDWLKERGHPSFRAKQVWRWLFAGRASTFDQMTDLPAKLRTDLAEAFDIFVASEAHLSKSRDGTEKILVRLADGGEVECVLLKDGIRRSICVSSQVGCAMGCVFCASGLDGVDRNLTKGEIIEQMLRLQHRLPDEERLSHIVMMGMGEPLANLPGVLGALDAARDANGLGISPRRITISTVGLPPAIDRLAQQGIPYNLAVSLHAPNDELRSQLVPVNQKIGIGPVLDAADRYFVSSGRRLTFEYVLLGGINDSEDCARELTDVLKGRTVMMNVIPYNPVEGLPYVTPSNEAISRFKQILEASGVNVMFRQRKGDEIDAACGQLRRNRGSLNKK from the coding sequence ATGTCTTCGCTTCCCGTTATCAATTCAGCCACGCCTCAGGCATCCGAATCGGGTGAGCAACCTGCCGGTTCAGGAAAAACGCATCTGCTCAATCAAACCGAGCCGGAGCTGCGTGATTGGCTGAAGGAACGCGGCCACCCCTCTTTTCGAGCTAAACAGGTTTGGCGATGGCTGTTTGCCGGTCGTGCCAGCACTTTCGATCAAATGACGGACTTGCCCGCCAAGCTGCGAACGGACCTGGCGGAGGCATTTGACATTTTCGTCGCTTCGGAAGCCCACCTGTCAAAATCGCGGGACGGGACCGAGAAAATCTTGGTGAGGCTGGCCGATGGCGGTGAAGTCGAATGCGTCCTGTTGAAAGACGGAATCCGGCGCAGCATCTGTGTCAGCAGCCAGGTCGGATGCGCGATGGGGTGCGTGTTCTGCGCGAGCGGGCTCGATGGTGTCGATCGCAATTTGACCAAGGGCGAAATCATTGAACAAATGCTACGGCTGCAGCACCGTCTTCCCGACGAAGAACGGCTCAGTCACATCGTGATGATGGGCATGGGCGAGCCACTCGCCAACTTGCCGGGTGTGCTTGGAGCACTCGACGCTGCTCGCGATGCCAACGGACTCGGGATTAGTCCTCGCCGGATCACCATCAGTACCGTCGGTTTGCCACCCGCGATCGACCGTCTTGCCCAGCAAGGGATCCCATACAACCTTGCCGTTAGTCTGCACGCACCCAACGACGAATTGCGTAGCCAGCTTGTCCCCGTTAACCAGAAAATCGGCATCGGTCCCGTTCTCGATGCCGCGGATCGCTACTTTGTTAGTTCCGGTCGCCGGTTAACTTTCGAATACGTCTTGCTAGGTGGGATCAACGATTCCGAAGACTGCGCCCGCGAGCTGACTGATGTCCTAAAGGGACGGACGGTCATGATGAATGTGATCCCTTACAACCCGGTTGAGGGATTGCCTTACGTGACGCCTAGTAACGAAGCCATCTCGCGATTCAAACAAATCCTGGAAGCGTCGGGCGTCAACGTCATGTTTCGCCAACGCAAAGGGGATGAGATCGATGCCGCGTGTGGCCAGCTTCGTCGCAATCGAGGTAGCTTGAATAAAAAATAG
- a CDS encoding DNA-binding protein: MSKKKNKSGKLDSCSGEPNRSEPSEAIRGIGKIDPPGQCPPPDHLSQSSSSRQAESGQSESRESESRKSDSPNSGNLASPVSGPVLRQAMESVPATGSTDQPSTQLPSTQLPSTQLPSTQLPSTHLQQSTKLQQHVDVEPLPNQDPNASRTNSPGPQAEGLIAQEVVVLLGNEPDEQLARRFSLSIDVIRAERQRRGIKPSLSRHWTTEADGLLGTMSDAELGRRLGVTANAVNRRRRRLGIEPFAKSTRELRHPWTDQQIGWFGDLSDVEIARRLGLDTSTVAAKRNSLGIAAKSKGRRSRQWTKKELSLLGRIPDTQIAQRCGIPRRKVVAMRQSRGIESPITLANQQRWTPEVIALLGKMTDSQVSKRTGIPVGSIRGYRARHGIVSRKPPFRWTPAQIVRLGQEMDQSIAESLGIDVAKVIRKRKSLKIPVFKPTA, encoded by the coding sequence GTGTCCAAGAAAAAAAACAAGTCAGGAAAGCTAGATTCGTGCTCCGGTGAACCCAACCGTTCGGAGCCAAGCGAAGCAATTCGCGGTATCGGCAAGATTGACCCACCGGGCCAATGCCCGCCGCCGGATCACCTGTCGCAAAGTTCCAGTTCGCGGCAGGCTGAATCTGGGCAGTCTGAATCGAGGGAATCGGAATCCAGGAAATCGGACTCACCGAATTCTGGCAACCTTGCATCACCTGTTTCAGGCCCAGTGCTTCGGCAGGCAATGGAATCCGTTCCCGCAACAGGCTCCACCGATCAACCATCCACTCAACTTCCATCCACTCAACTTCCATCCACTCAACTTCCATCCACTCAACTTCCATCCACTCACCTTCAGCAGTCCACCAAGCTTCAACAGCATGTCGATGTCGAGCCGTTGCCCAACCAAGATCCAAATGCGAGTCGCACGAATTCCCCAGGGCCGCAAGCGGAAGGTTTGATCGCCCAGGAGGTGGTGGTATTGTTGGGGAACGAGCCAGACGAACAACTTGCCCGGCGATTCAGTTTATCGATCGATGTCATTCGCGCCGAGCGTCAGCGTCGCGGTATCAAGCCAAGTCTGTCCCGACACTGGACGACGGAGGCCGACGGGTTGCTGGGGACGATGTCGGATGCGGAACTCGGACGACGACTCGGTGTCACAGCCAATGCCGTGAATCGACGAAGAAGGCGATTGGGCATCGAACCGTTTGCGAAATCCACTCGAGAGCTAAGGCACCCCTGGACGGATCAGCAGATCGGCTGGTTCGGAGATCTTTCCGATGTGGAGATTGCTCGCCGCTTGGGGCTCGATACGTCCACGGTCGCTGCCAAGCGAAACTCACTTGGTATCGCTGCGAAAAGTAAAGGGCGGCGAAGTCGTCAATGGACCAAGAAAGAACTCTCGCTGTTGGGGCGGATTCCGGACACGCAAATTGCCCAAAGGTGTGGCATTCCACGTCGCAAAGTGGTAGCCATGCGACAATCCCGTGGGATTGAATCACCAATCACGCTGGCGAACCAACAACGTTGGACGCCCGAGGTGATTGCCTTGCTGGGGAAGATGACGGACTCGCAAGTCAGTAAGCGAACCGGTATCCCGGTTGGTTCGATTCGTGGATACCGAGCCCGTCATGGGATTGTTTCACGCAAGCCACCATTCCGTTGGACCCCCGCTCAAATCGTCCGACTCGGGCAAGAAATGGATCAAAGCATCGCGGAGTCTCTCGGGATTGATGTTGCCAAAGTGATCCGTAAACGGAAGTCCTTAAAAATCCCGGTGTTCAAACCAACGGCCTAG
- a CDS encoding SCO family protein, which produces MKTAVNIVLILLFGVGAGLAIRSIRDSRRSADDGSMPGPNDVIFTNDNAVADNDNLHPEDIENATPTKPPEDEAWLSKFQLTERSGKELSSEDLKGEPYVVSFFFSTCPSICVQQNQKLKELQDAFEGQGVRFIAISVDPETDTPEVLREYASRFGADEDQWLFLTGELKYIRRVGAEIFRQPVDQKFHTERFALVDRQGEIEGFYNWPNEKQFEKLKERISEMLDAPQTETPAA; this is translated from the coding sequence ATGAAAACGGCTGTAAATATTGTCTTGATCCTGTTGTTCGGCGTCGGGGCTGGGCTAGCGATTCGGTCGATTCGCGATTCCCGCCGCAGCGCCGACGATGGATCGATGCCGGGTCCGAACGACGTCATTTTCACCAACGACAATGCGGTGGCGGATAATGACAACCTGCATCCCGAAGACATTGAAAATGCGACTCCCACGAAGCCACCCGAAGACGAAGCTTGGCTGAGCAAGTTTCAACTGACCGAACGCAGCGGCAAAGAGTTGTCCAGCGAGGACCTGAAGGGCGAACCGTATGTGGTGAGTTTTTTCTTCAGCACGTGCCCCAGCATTTGTGTTCAACAGAACCAAAAGCTGAAGGAACTGCAGGACGCGTTTGAGGGTCAGGGCGTTCGCTTCATTGCCATCAGCGTTGATCCGGAAACGGACACTCCGGAAGTGCTGCGCGAGTACGCGTCTCGGTTTGGCGCGGACGAAGACCAGTGGCTATTCCTGACCGGCGAACTGAAATACATCCGCCGAGTCGGAGCTGAAATCTTCCGCCAGCCGGTCGACCAGAAATTCCATACCGAACGATTCGCGTTGGTGGATCGCCAGGGTGAGATCGAGGGGTTCTACAACTGGCCCAATGAAAAACAGTTCGAAAAGCTGAAAGAACGCATCAGCGAAATGCTTGACGCCCCCCAGACCGAAACTCCAGCGGCTTAG
- a CDS encoding ABC transporter permease, which produces MNPISLSSRFHAAWMLAKREWTRFFRQRNRVTAAVLQPLLFWLLFGTGLNGSFESAGGENFSQFFLPGTIALIVLFTAIFATISVIEDRREGFMQSVLVSPVGRFPVLLGKVLGGAAIAWVQALFFLLLVYLVGASSISSSFPMLLLMLAIIAIAMCGLGMIVAWPMESTQGFHAIMMLGLMPMWLLAGTFFPIPAWDISGPVGEAGWGGWVLAGVMRANPLSYSMVEMRRLMNPSLDLSSAGFAPASTTCWTVTIVATLVTLVIAWILMRGSRQVDTIV; this is translated from the coding sequence ATGAACCCGATTTCCCTGTCCAGCCGTTTCCATGCCGCTTGGATGCTTGCCAAGCGAGAATGGACTCGTTTCTTTCGCCAGCGGAACCGCGTCACGGCTGCCGTCCTGCAACCGTTGCTGTTCTGGTTGCTGTTCGGAACCGGGCTGAACGGATCGTTCGAATCGGCCGGCGGCGAGAATTTTTCGCAGTTCTTCCTGCCCGGAACAATCGCGTTGATCGTGCTTTTCACAGCGATTTTCGCCACGATTTCGGTGATCGAGGATCGGCGGGAGGGGTTCATGCAATCCGTGCTGGTATCGCCCGTTGGCCGATTCCCCGTGTTACTGGGGAAGGTGCTTGGCGGTGCCGCGATCGCTTGGGTGCAAGCATTGTTCTTTTTGTTGCTGGTCTATTTGGTCGGGGCTTCGTCGATTTCCTCGTCGTTCCCGATGTTGCTCTTGATGCTGGCAATCATCGCCATCGCCATGTGCGGGCTGGGCATGATTGTCGCTTGGCCTATGGAAAGCACGCAGGGATTTCACGCCATCATGATGCTGGGGCTGATGCCGATGTGGCTGTTGGCGGGCACGTTTTTCCCGATTCCAGCATGGGATATCAGTGGCCCGGTTGGCGAGGCTGGCTGGGGCGGATGGGTGCTAGCCGGCGTCATGCGCGCGAACCCTTTGAGCTATTCGATGGTAGAAATGCGGCGGCTGATGAATCCGTCGCTGGACCTGTCGTCCGCTGGCTTCGCTCCGGCCTCGACAACCTGCTGGACCGTGACGATTGTGGCAACGCTTGTCACACTGGTCATTGCCTGGATATTGATGCGAGGCAGTCGCCAGGTCGATACGATTGTCTGA
- a CDS encoding bifunctional proline dehydrogenase/L-glutamate gamma-semialdehyde dehydrogenase: MSLFRESDAGEALALAADLIREAQRLQTPQERRQQHELDRMIEHEADKATLVEMTDQAFRTHTPARVADQLTHLLDVQGIPRFFSPIEQTMLKGFQSFGEYLPGVAVPLVKEKMRQETANVILPAEPELLATHLRKRQSNGVAMNVNLLGEALLGEDETRVRFQMYFDLLRMPDVTCLSVKLTTLFSQVSPLARKRTIRIVADRLETLYRNANHVDDDGVTVSDAAASTDEIKGKFIYLDMEEYRDLYLTADVLKETLVRDGLENISAGIALQAYVPDSYIVMRDLIEWSAARVAAGGSPLTIRLVKGANLEMEKVDASVGGFELAPYGTKHETDANYKRMLDELLQGAAAGSVRVGVASHNLFDVALAMIWTKRAFSDRPGQAEAVQFEMLEGMANHQRRAITERGEAMLLYAPACRKVDFLHAIGYLIRRLDENTGAENFLRHSFKLQPDTPDFDKLGEGFQAALRDVAQVSTEPRRTQDRRQDPVQPAAADHWAEFVNEPDTDWSLPHHSEWADSILERWHDQPAPKKRAEPTHLSSESDQVNIADSIRAELPDPESVSLASVQETVRVAAASTWAKDLSITARHDVLRKVAQLARQRRGDWIGSMVADANKTVAEADPEVSEAIDFLEFYPLTMKDWDAFPTIQCEPRGVIAVITPWNFPLAIACGGIAAAIAAGNPVILKPSLQTQVPARIMCQAFWDAGVPRDALQWVTCSDEVAEQGLVTNPLIDTVILTGGTATAKRMLEVRPDLHLLAETGGKNATIVTALADRDLAIKHVLHSAFGHSGQKCSATSLLLLEGEVFDDPTFRATLADAVKSLPVGPSWDLHSRVTPLVDPPGKKLRRGLRELEKGESWLVMPEHVEGNLYHPGVKWNVQPGSFTHLNELFGPVLGVMRFGRLEEAIQIVRSTGYGLTSGLESLDDREIELWRESIPAGNLYINRPTTGAIVLRQPFGGVGLSAYGPGVKAGGPHYVLALSQVTNVKQTPDAAEQTENLADSTEHAPLERIADWVDRSRHAELIDTPTRNRLAAAMASQEVANEQEFSREHDTFQLIGQDNIRRYRVVDDMTIRVESNDDLGDAVVAIAAAVCVGTRFTLSINPEMKRERIQLLESTADWLPGMIDPVEETPSQLAERIAASVNNRGVTRLRTLSGPATEVRRACGVAFVTIVESPVVDEGRIECLRYLNEQSISHDYHRYGNLGRRGPTHSTLNELSTH; the protein is encoded by the coding sequence ATGTCTCTTTTCCGTGAATCTGACGCTGGTGAAGCGTTAGCACTCGCCGCCGACCTTATTCGCGAAGCACAGCGTTTACAAACGCCTCAAGAGCGTCGCCAGCAACACGAACTCGATCGCATGATCGAGCACGAGGCCGACAAAGCCACGCTGGTTGAAATGACGGACCAGGCATTTCGCACCCACACTCCGGCGCGCGTGGCCGATCAACTAACACACCTGCTCGACGTCCAGGGCATCCCGCGGTTCTTCAGCCCCATCGAGCAAACGATGCTGAAGGGCTTTCAGTCCTTTGGCGAATACTTGCCCGGCGTCGCGGTGCCTTTGGTGAAGGAGAAGATGCGACAGGAAACCGCCAACGTTATCCTGCCCGCTGAACCGGAGTTGCTGGCGACACACCTTCGAAAGCGACAAAGCAACGGCGTCGCGATGAACGTGAACCTGTTGGGCGAAGCGTTGTTGGGCGAAGACGAAACTCGTGTGCGTTTTCAGATGTACTTTGACTTGTTGCGTATGCCCGACGTGACATGCCTGTCAGTCAAGTTAACCACCTTATTCAGCCAGGTATCGCCGCTAGCACGGAAACGCACGATCCGCATCGTCGCGGATCGCTTGGAAACGCTATACCGCAACGCCAATCACGTCGACGACGACGGGGTGACCGTCAGCGACGCTGCCGCATCCACGGATGAAATCAAGGGTAAGTTCATCTATCTCGATATGGAAGAGTATCGAGACCTGTACCTGACCGCCGACGTACTGAAAGAAACCTTGGTTCGAGACGGCCTGGAAAACATCTCCGCCGGAATCGCACTGCAAGCGTATGTTCCCGATTCCTACATCGTGATGCGTGACCTGATCGAGTGGTCCGCCGCTCGGGTGGCTGCTGGCGGATCACCTTTAACCATCCGATTGGTCAAGGGCGCCAACTTGGAAATGGAAAAGGTCGACGCATCAGTCGGCGGTTTCGAGCTAGCCCCTTACGGCACCAAGCACGAGACGGACGCGAACTACAAACGCATGCTCGACGAGCTACTGCAAGGCGCTGCCGCGGGTTCAGTGCGTGTCGGAGTGGCCTCGCACAACCTATTTGATGTCGCGTTGGCGATGATTTGGACCAAGCGAGCCTTTAGCGATCGACCGGGGCAAGCCGAAGCCGTTCAGTTCGAAATGCTCGAAGGCATGGCGAACCACCAACGTCGCGCGATCACCGAACGTGGCGAGGCAATGCTGCTGTACGCTCCTGCATGTCGCAAGGTCGACTTTCTACACGCGATCGGCTACCTGATTCGCCGCCTGGATGAAAACACGGGTGCCGAGAACTTCTTGCGACACTCATTTAAGTTACAACCCGACACACCGGATTTTGACAAACTCGGCGAAGGCTTCCAGGCCGCCCTACGCGATGTCGCCCAGGTCTCAACCGAGCCGCGGCGAACCCAAGACCGGCGTCAAGATCCTGTTCAACCTGCTGCCGCAGATCACTGGGCCGAATTCGTCAACGAGCCCGACACCGATTGGTCGCTGCCGCATCACTCCGAATGGGCCGACTCTATCCTAGAACGCTGGCACGATCAGCCCGCCCCCAAGAAACGAGCGGAACCAACCCACCTTTCCAGCGAGTCAGATCAGGTCAACATTGCTGATTCCATTCGAGCGGAGCTTCCCGATCCCGAATCGGTCAGCTTGGCGAGTGTCCAAGAAACGGTTCGCGTGGCAGCCGCCAGCACTTGGGCGAAGGACCTCAGCATCACCGCCCGGCACGACGTGCTTCGCAAGGTTGCCCAACTCGCCCGCCAACGACGTGGCGATTGGATCGGCAGCATGGTCGCGGACGCTAACAAAACGGTTGCGGAAGCGGACCCGGAAGTCAGCGAAGCGATCGACTTCCTGGAATTCTATCCGCTGACGATGAAAGACTGGGACGCCTTTCCCACCATCCAGTGCGAGCCCCGCGGCGTCATTGCTGTAATCACGCCATGGAACTTCCCGCTGGCGATCGCTTGCGGTGGCATCGCGGCAGCGATCGCGGCTGGCAACCCAGTTATTTTGAAACCGTCGCTGCAAACTCAAGTTCCCGCGCGGATCATGTGCCAAGCGTTCTGGGACGCGGGCGTCCCTCGGGATGCGTTGCAATGGGTGACGTGTTCCGATGAGGTTGCTGAACAAGGCTTGGTCACCAATCCACTGATCGACACGGTCATCCTGACCGGTGGCACCGCGACGGCGAAGCGCATGTTGGAAGTGCGACCGGACCTGCACCTGCTCGCCGAAACCGGGGGCAAGAACGCAACCATCGTCACAGCGTTGGCCGACCGCGACCTAGCCATCAAGCACGTGTTGCACTCCGCGTTCGGCCACAGTGGCCAGAAATGCAGTGCTACTTCACTGCTGTTGCTGGAAGGCGAAGTGTTCGACGACCCGACATTCCGTGCGACACTGGCCGACGCGGTGAAAAGCCTTCCCGTTGGTCCCTCATGGGATCTGCATTCCCGGGTCACGCCGCTTGTCGACCCGCCTGGCAAGAAGCTACGACGTGGCTTGCGAGAATTGGAAAAAGGTGAGTCCTGGCTTGTCATGCCCGAACACGTCGAGGGAAATCTCTATCATCCGGGGGTGAAGTGGAACGTCCAACCGGGCAGCTTCACGCACCTGAATGAATTGTTCGGTCCCGTTCTGGGCGTGATGCGTTTCGGCCGCCTGGAAGAAGCCATCCAAATTGTGCGTTCGACCGGCTACGGACTCACCAGCGGCCTGGAAAGCTTGGATGATCGCGAGATTGAATTGTGGCGAGAATCCATCCCCGCAGGAAACCTGTACATCAACCGTCCTACGACCGGAGCGATCGTGCTACGACAACCGTTCGGCGGCGTTGGGTTGTCCGCTTACGGTCCCGGCGTGAAGGCAGGCGGCCCGCACTACGTGTTGGCGCTATCACAAGTCACGAACGTGAAGCAAACGCCTGACGCAGCTGAACAAACTGAAAACCTGGCGGATTCAACGGAACATGCGCCGCTAGAACGCATTGCCGATTGGGTCGATCGAAGCCGGCATGCGGAACTGATCGATACACCAACCCGAAACCGCCTGGCCGCGGCAATGGCCAGCCAAGAGGTCGCCAACGAACAAGAATTTTCTCGCGAACACGACACGTTCCAACTGATCGGCCAGGACAACATTCGGCGCTACCGAGTCGTCGACGACATGACCATTCGAGTGGAATCTAATGATGACTTGGGTGATGCGGTCGTTGCGATCGCGGCAGCAGTTTGTGTGGGGACTCGCTTCACACTTTCAATCAATCCCGAAATGAAACGGGAGCGAATTCAGTTGCTGGAATCGACCGCCGATTGGTTGCCCGGCATGATCGACCCGGTCGAGGAAACGCCAAGTCAACTCGCCGAGCGCATTGCCGCATCGGTCAACAACCGCGGTGTCACCCGACTGCGTACGCTGTCGGGTCCGGCCACCGAAGTTCGTCGTGCTTGCGGCGTCGCGTTCGTGACGATTGTGGAATCGCCCGTGGTAGACGAGGGCCGTATCGAGTGCTTGCGTTACCTGAACGAGCAATCCATTTCGCACGATTACCATCGGTACGGGAATCTGGGGCGCCGTGGCCCCACCCACTCAACCCTGAATGAGTTGAGTACACACTGA